A DNA window from Kitasatospora atroaurantiaca contains the following coding sequences:
- a CDS encoding cobalamin biosynthesis protein CobG, translated as MLAAMPPTPDAAEPGPGAPDRGRSDACPGALRLHTADDGALARIRVPGGLLTVSQAMVLADAASELGDGELETTSRGNVQLRGLPSDSGLELGRRLRAAGLLPSDSHERVRNIVASPLAGLDGIGHADVQAWTRELDSVLCASDPAAALSGKFLFALDDGRGDVAGLDADVTLIARPDGTALLRLGRTATARRVPAHRAVPAALAAACEFLEACRESATKAWHVREAPELLDPGAEALPPLGTPPPVGAVPGGVSVGMRFGRVSAEQWRLLARTAAGELRVTPWRGVVLPGVPAERLADLAAAGFRTDPGSPWERATACTGRPGCAKSLADVRADAAQALDTARGGGLPVHWSGCERRCGHPAGEWVDVLATGQGYRVTVRPAETSHDVMTEQMAEAVAEARRTK; from the coding sequence AGCCCTCGCCCGGATCCGGGTGCCGGGCGGCCTGCTGACTGTCAGTCAGGCGATGGTGCTCGCCGACGCCGCGAGCGAGCTGGGCGACGGCGAGCTCGAGACCACCTCGCGCGGCAACGTCCAACTGCGCGGCCTGCCTTCGGACTCGGGCCTGGAGCTCGGCCGCCGCCTGCGGGCGGCAGGCCTGCTGCCCTCCGACTCCCACGAACGCGTCCGCAACATCGTCGCCTCGCCGCTCGCGGGCCTCGACGGCATCGGGCACGCGGACGTCCAGGCCTGGACGCGCGAGCTGGACTCCGTGCTCTGCGCGAGTGACCCGGCGGCCGCGCTCTCCGGCAAGTTCCTCTTCGCGCTCGACGACGGACGCGGCGACGTCGCGGGCCTCGACGCCGATGTGACATTGATCGCAAGGCCGGACGGCACAGCCCTGCTGCGCCTCGGCCGCACGGCCACCGCGCGCCGCGTACCGGCTCACCGGGCGGTGCCCGCCGCGCTCGCGGCCGCTTGCGAGTTCCTCGAGGCCTGCCGCGAGAGCGCCACCAAGGCCTGGCACGTGCGCGAGGCGCCCGAGCTGCTGGACCCGGGTGCCGAGGCCCTGCCCCCGCTCGGCACGCCCCCGCCCGTCGGCGCCGTACCCGGCGGCGTCTCGGTCGGCATGCGCTTCGGGCGGGTGAGCGCCGAGCAGTGGCGCCTGCTGGCCCGTACGGCGGCCGGCGAGCTGCGCGTCACTCCCTGGCGTGGCGTCGTCCTGCCGGGGGTGCCGGCCGAACGGCTGGCGGACCTGGCGGCGGCGGGCTTCCGTACCGACCCGGGCTCGCCCTGGGAGCGGGCCACTGCCTGCACCGGCAGGCCCGGCTGCGCCAAGTCGCTGGCCGACGTCCGGGCCGACGCGGCGCAGGCGCTCGACACGGCTCGCGGTGGCGGGCTGCCCGTCCACTGGTCCGGCTGCGAGCGGCGTTGCGGACACCCGGCGGGTGAGTGGGTGGACGTCCTCGCCACTGGGCAGGGCTATCGGGTGACCGTACGACCCGCAGAGACCTCTCACGATGTGATGACAGAACAGATGGCCGAAGCAGTGGCCGAGGCCCGGAGGACCAAGTGA
- a CDS encoding precorrin-8X methylmutase, translated as MIEYERDGAAIYRESFATIRAEADLAHLPADVSQVAVRMIHACGMTDLVKDLLWSPGVVASARKALHAGAPILCDVSMVASGVTRKRLPADNEVICTLSDPSVPALAKELGNTRSAAAMELWLPRLEGAVVAVGNAPTSLFRLLEMIEAGAPRPAAVIGVPVGFIGAAESKQALAEHPSGLEHLVVRGRRGGSAIAAAAINAIASEEE; from the coding sequence GTGATCGAGTACGAGAGGGACGGCGCGGCCATCTACCGCGAGTCCTTTGCCACCATCCGGGCCGAGGCCGACCTGGCCCACCTGCCCGCCGACGTCTCGCAGGTCGCGGTGCGGATGATCCACGCCTGCGGTATGACCGACCTGGTCAAGGACCTGCTCTGGTCGCCGGGCGTGGTGGCGAGCGCCCGCAAGGCGCTGCACGCCGGTGCGCCGATCCTCTGCGACGTGTCGATGGTGGCCAGCGGTGTCACCCGCAAGCGGCTGCCGGCCGACAACGAGGTCATCTGCACCCTCTCCGACCCCTCGGTGCCCGCTCTCGCGAAGGAGCTCGGCAACACCCGCAGCGCCGCGGCGATGGAGCTGTGGCTGCCCCGCCTCGAAGGTGCGGTGGTCGCCGTCGGCAACGCGCCGACCTCGCTGTTCCGGCTGCTGGAGATGATCGAGGCCGGCGCCCCGCGTCCGGCCGCGGTGATCGGTGTGCCGGTCGGCTTCATCGGCGCCGCCGAGTCCAAGCAGGCGCTCGCCGAGCACCCCTCCGGCCTGGAGCACCTCGTGGTGCGCGGCCGGCGAGGCGGCAGTGCGATAGCCGCCGCCGCCATCAACGCGATTGCGAGTGAGGAAGAATGA
- a CDS encoding precorrin-2 C(20)-methyltransferase encodes MTGRLYGVGLGPGDPSLITVRAAELIGKADVVAYHSARHGRSIARSIAARYLTGGQIEEKLVYPITVETTDHPGGYRGALDEFYEEAADRLAAHLDAGRDVVVLAEGDPFFYGSYQHMHKRLAYRYPTEVVPGVTSISAAAARLGMPLVEAEEVLTIIPGTLPEEELTARLAATDSAVVMKLGRTFPAVRRALERAGRLEDAQYVERATMDGERTEPLADVDPSTVPYFSVAVLPSKVAPLEHTEPSGEGEVVVVGTGPAGPLWLTPEARGALARATDLVGYTTYLDRVPVRRGQQRHGSDNKVEAERAEFALDLARRGRRVAVVSSGDPGVFAMATAVLEAACADPYRSVKVRVLPGMTAAHAAASRAGAPLGHDYAVVSLSDRLKPWEVVAERLRAAAAADLVLALYNPGSQTRTTQVGLARDLLLEHRAPDTPVVMARDVGGPTERVRTVRLGELDPAQVDMRTILLIGSSQTQAVERDNGTEVVWTPRRYPPV; translated from the coding sequence ATGACCGGCCGTCTCTACGGTGTCGGCCTCGGCCCGGGCGATCCGTCGCTGATCACCGTCCGCGCCGCCGAACTCATCGGCAAGGCCGACGTGGTGGCGTACCACAGCGCCCGGCACGGCCGTTCGATCGCGCGCTCCATCGCCGCCCGCTACCTGACCGGCGGTCAGATCGAGGAGAAGCTGGTCTACCCGATCACGGTCGAGACCACCGACCACCCCGGCGGCTACCGGGGCGCGCTGGACGAGTTCTACGAGGAGGCCGCCGACCGGCTGGCCGCCCACCTGGACGCGGGCCGCGACGTCGTCGTGCTCGCCGAGGGCGACCCGTTCTTCTACGGTTCGTACCAGCACATGCACAAGCGCCTCGCGTACCGCTACCCGACCGAGGTGGTGCCCGGCGTCACCTCGATCAGCGCCGCCGCCGCCCGGCTCGGCATGCCGCTGGTCGAGGCCGAGGAAGTCCTGACCATCATCCCGGGCACCCTGCCCGAGGAGGAGCTGACGGCACGTCTGGCCGCCACCGACTCGGCGGTCGTCATGAAGCTCGGCCGCACCTTCCCGGCCGTCCGCCGCGCCCTGGAGCGAGCGGGCCGGCTGGAGGACGCCCAGTACGTCGAGCGGGCCACGATGGACGGTGAGCGCACCGAGCCGCTGGCCGACGTCGACCCGTCCACCGTGCCGTACTTCTCCGTCGCCGTCCTGCCCAGCAAGGTCGCGCCGCTGGAGCACACCGAGCCCTCCGGTGAGGGCGAGGTCGTCGTGGTCGGCACCGGTCCTGCCGGACCGCTCTGGCTCACCCCCGAGGCGCGCGGCGCCCTGGCCCGGGCCACCGACCTGGTCGGCTACACCACCTACCTGGACCGCGTGCCCGTCCGCCGAGGCCAGCAGCGCCACGGCTCGGACAACAAGGTCGAGGCCGAGCGCGCCGAGTTCGCCCTCGACCTGGCCCGGCGCGGCCGCCGGGTCGCCGTGGTCTCCTCGGGCGACCCGGGCGTCTTCGCGATGGCGACCGCCGTCCTGGAGGCCGCCTGCGCCGACCCGTACCGCTCGGTCAAGGTGCGCGTGCTGCCCGGCATGACCGCCGCGCACGCCGCCGCCTCCCGGGCCGGCGCCCCGCTCGGCCACGACTACGCGGTGGTCTCGCTCTCCGACCGGCTCAAGCCCTGGGAGGTGGTGGCCGAGCGCCTGCGCGCAGCCGCCGCCGCCGACCTGGTGCTGGCGCTGTACAACCCCGGCTCGCAGACCCGCACCACCCAGGTCGGCCTGGCCCGCGACCTGCTGCTCGAACACCGCGCCCCGGACACCCCGGTGGTGATGGCCCGTGACGTCGGCGGCCCGACCGAACGTGTGCGGACCGTGCGCCTGGGCGAACTCGACCCCGCCCAGGTCGACATGCGGACCATCCTGCTGATCGGCTCCTCGCAGACCCAGGCCGTCGAGCGCGACAACGGCACCGAGGTGGTCTGGACCCCCCGGCGGTATCCGCCGGTCTGA
- the polX gene encoding DNA polymerase/3'-5' exonuclease PolX, whose protein sequence is MGRRNDEVEALLQEYADLILLTGGDAYRARSYEKAARAVGGHPGDVAHLDVKGLQEIPGVGKSIAAKIAEYLATGHLPAVDQLREKVPAGVREIMAIPGVGPKKAAVLHRDLGISSVAELLDAARADRLSEVPGFGERSAENILHGIEVLGQSGGRVLLNTATELAEEIVAELSRVPGCERCAYAGSLRRMRETIGDIDVLAAAEDSAPLMEALTALPYAADVIGHGTTKTSIRTTKGMQVDLRVVPADAWGAAMVYFTGSKAHNIRLRTRAVKAGLKLSEYGLFEVESGRKVVSASEEEVYAALGLPWIPPTLREDRGEIDAALRGELPEVVTERDVRGDLHTHTDLTDGLAPLEEMLATAAERGYAYYAVTDHAPNLYMQRMTDEKMLAQRQQVRELDRRFKGMRVLHGTELNIDPDGGVDWPPEFLAGFDLCVASVHSHFRAGRDAQTRRLVRACENPYVHIIGHPTTRLLGRRPGLDVDLDEVFAACARTGTVLEINASPERLDLNDEQILAARRHGVRFAVDSDAHSPLHLANLRYGIGTAQRGWLTKDDVINTWTWTRLRRLLNSVPSDSG, encoded by the coding sequence ATGGGCCGACGCAACGACGAGGTCGAGGCCCTTCTCCAGGAGTACGCCGACCTCATCCTGCTCACCGGCGGTGACGCCTACCGGGCGCGTTCCTACGAGAAGGCGGCCCGGGCCGTCGGCGGGCACCCCGGGGACGTCGCCCACCTGGACGTCAAGGGGCTGCAGGAGATCCCCGGCGTCGGGAAGTCCATCGCCGCCAAGATCGCCGAGTACCTCGCCACCGGCCACCTCCCCGCCGTCGACCAGCTGCGCGAGAAGGTGCCCGCCGGCGTGCGCGAGATCATGGCGATCCCCGGCGTCGGCCCGAAGAAGGCGGCGGTGCTCCACCGGGACCTCGGCATCTCCTCGGTCGCGGAACTCCTGGACGCGGCCAGGGCCGACCGGCTCAGCGAGGTCCCCGGCTTCGGCGAGCGCTCCGCCGAGAACATCCTGCACGGCATCGAGGTGCTCGGGCAGAGTGGCGGCCGGGTGCTCCTCAACACGGCGACCGAGCTCGCCGAGGAGATCGTCGCCGAGCTCTCCCGGGTCCCGGGTTGCGAGCGCTGCGCGTACGCGGGGTCGCTGCGGCGGATGCGGGAGACCATCGGCGACATCGACGTCCTGGCGGCGGCCGAGGACTCCGCGCCGCTGATGGAGGCGCTCACCGCCCTGCCGTACGCCGCCGACGTCATCGGCCACGGCACCACCAAGACGTCGATCCGTACCACCAAGGGCATGCAGGTCGACCTGCGCGTCGTCCCGGCGGATGCCTGGGGAGCGGCGATGGTCTACTTCACCGGCTCCAAGGCTCACAACATCCGCCTGCGCACCAGGGCCGTCAAGGCAGGCCTCAAGCTCTCCGAGTACGGCCTCTTCGAGGTCGAGAGCGGCCGGAAGGTCGTCTCGGCGAGCGAGGAGGAGGTGTACGCCGCTCTCGGGCTGCCGTGGATACCGCCGACGCTGCGCGAGGACCGGGGCGAGATCGACGCGGCGCTGCGCGGGGAGCTGCCGGAGGTGGTGACCGAGCGGGACGTCCGAGGCGACCTGCACACCCACACCGACCTGACCGACGGTCTCGCCCCGCTGGAGGAGATGCTCGCCACGGCCGCCGAGCGCGGGTACGCCTACTACGCCGTCACCGACCACGCCCCGAACCTGTACATGCAGCGGATGACCGACGAGAAGATGCTGGCCCAGCGGCAGCAGGTACGCGAACTCGACCGGCGCTTCAAGGGGATGAGGGTGCTGCACGGCACCGAGCTCAACATCGACCCCGACGGTGGCGTCGACTGGCCGCCGGAGTTCCTCGCCGGATTCGACCTCTGCGTGGCCTCGGTCCACTCCCACTTCAGGGCCGGCCGGGACGCGCAGACCCGGCGCCTGGTACGCGCCTGCGAGAACCCGTACGTCCACATCATCGGCCACCCGACCACCCGCCTCCTGGGCCGGAGACCTGGCCTGGACGTGGACCTCGACGAGGTGTTCGCCGCCTGCGCCCGCACCGGCACCGTGCTGGAGATCAACGCCTCTCCCGAGCGCCTCGACCTGAACGACGAGCAGATCCTGGCGGCGCGGCGGCACGGCGTCCGCTTCGCCGTCGACAGCGACGCGCACTCCCCACTGCACCTGGCGAACCTGCGGTACGGCATCGGAACGGCGCAGCGCGGCTGGCTCACCAAGGACGACGTGATCAACACCTGGACCTGGACCAGACTGCGACGCCTCCTCAACTCGGTGCCCTCCGACTCTGGTTGA
- a CDS encoding cobalt-precorrin-6A reductase produces the protein MHVLILGGTTEARRLAAELAADPALRVTSSLAGRVAEPRLPAGEVRIGGFGGPSGLADWLREQHVDALIDATHPFAGTISRNAAEAAAEVHVPLLALRRPSWVPVDGDRWHPVGSLEEAAAALPALGRRVFLTTGRQGLAAFTGLDDLFFLARSVDAPEPPMPAQTAVLLDRGPFTLDGERAVLREHRIDVLVTKDSGGAATAPKLTAARELGVPVVIVRRPALPPGVRTVADVAGAVDWLARLGA, from the coding sequence ATGCACGTCCTGATCCTCGGCGGCACCACCGAGGCCCGCAGGCTGGCCGCCGAGCTGGCGGCCGACCCGGCGCTGCGGGTGACCAGCTCACTGGCGGGCCGGGTGGCCGAGCCCCGGCTGCCCGCCGGGGAGGTGCGGATCGGCGGCTTCGGCGGCCCGTCCGGGCTCGCCGACTGGCTGCGCGAGCAGCACGTGGACGCGCTCATCGACGCCACCCATCCCTTCGCCGGCACCATCAGTCGCAACGCGGCCGAGGCGGCCGCCGAGGTCCATGTTCCCCTGCTGGCTCTGCGCCGCCCCAGCTGGGTGCCGGTTGACGGTGACCGCTGGCACCCGGTCGGCTCCCTGGAGGAGGCCGCCGCGGCCCTCCCCGCGCTCGGCCGCCGGGTCTTCCTGACCACCGGGCGCCAGGGCCTGGCCGCCTTCACGGGCCTCGACGACCTCTTCTTCCTCGCTCGCTCGGTCGACGCCCCGGAGCCCCCGATGCCCGCGCAGACCGCCGTCCTGCTGGACCGCGGCCCGTTCACCCTGGACGGCGAACGGGCCGTGCTGCGCGAGCACCGCATCGACGTGCTGGTGACCAAGGACAGCGGCGGGGCGGCCACCGCACCCAAGCTCACGGCCGCCCGCGAGCTCGGCGTGCCGGTGGTGATCGTCCGCCGCCCGGCGCTTCCGCCCGGTGTCCGCACCGTCGCGGACGTCGCCGGCGCCGTCGACTGGCTGGCCCGCCTCGGGGCCTGA
- a CDS encoding cobalt-precorrin-5B (C(1))-methyltransferase: MAETGGRAAQLKSSGLRHGWTTGACATAATTAAYTALLTGEFPDPVTITLPKGQQPAFALATEELTDHQAMAGVVKDAGDDPDVTHGALIRSTVRAGLPGTGVVFRAGPGVGTVTKAGLPLAVGEPAINPVPRQMIRDAVAEVAARHGGSGDVEVEISVDHGEEIARSTWNPRLGILGGLSILGTTGIVVPYSCSAWIDSIRRGVDVARAAGRTHVAGCTGSTSEKVAVAVHGLPEDALLDMGDFAGAVLKYLKRHPVPRLTIAGGFAKLSKLAAGHLDLHSARSQVDKGYLAALARQGGADELLVAAVASANTGLEAVQLCSSAGVPLGDLVAEAARATALGVLTGSPVAVDVICIDRAGTIVGRAEPAG; encoded by the coding sequence GTGGCTGAGACGGGAGGCCGCGCGGCGCAGCTGAAGAGCAGCGGGCTGCGGCACGGCTGGACGACGGGTGCCTGTGCGACGGCGGCGACCACCGCCGCGTACACCGCGCTGCTGACCGGGGAGTTCCCCGACCCGGTGACGATCACCCTGCCCAAGGGTCAGCAGCCCGCCTTCGCACTGGCCACCGAGGAGTTGACGGACCATCAGGCGATGGCGGGAGTGGTCAAGGACGCCGGGGACGACCCGGACGTCACCCACGGCGCGCTGATCCGCTCGACGGTACGCGCCGGGCTCCCCGGCACCGGCGTGGTGTTCCGCGCGGGCCCGGGCGTGGGCACCGTCACCAAGGCCGGGCTGCCGCTCGCGGTCGGCGAGCCCGCGATCAACCCGGTGCCCCGGCAGATGATCCGGGACGCCGTCGCCGAGGTCGCCGCCCGGCACGGCGGCAGCGGGGACGTCGAGGTGGAGATCTCCGTCGACCACGGCGAGGAGATCGCCCGCAGCACCTGGAACCCGCGCCTGGGCATCCTGGGCGGCCTCTCCATCCTCGGCACCACCGGCATCGTCGTGCCCTACTCGTGCTCCGCCTGGATCGACTCCATCCGGCGCGGTGTGGACGTGGCCCGCGCGGCCGGGCGTACGCATGTCGCGGGCTGCACCGGATCGACCTCGGAGAAGGTCGCCGTCGCCGTGCACGGCCTGCCGGAGGACGCCCTGCTGGACATGGGCGACTTCGCGGGCGCGGTACTGAAATACCTCAAGCGCCACCCCGTGCCGAGGCTGACCATCGCGGGCGGCTTCGCCAAGCTCTCCAAGCTCGCCGCCGGGCACCTGGACCTCCACTCGGCCCGCTCGCAGGTCGACAAGGGCTACCTCGCCGCTCTCGCCCGGCAGGGCGGGGCGGACGAGCTCCTGGTCGCCGCCGTGGCCTCGGCCAACACCGGCCTGGAGGCCGTCCAGCTCTGCTCGTCCGCCGGGGTGCCGCTCGGTGACCTGGTGGCCGAGGCGGCCAGGGCCACCGCACTGGGCGTCCTGACCGGCTCGCCGGTCGCGGTCGACGTCATCTGCATCGACCGAGCCGGCACCATCGTCGGCCGGGCCGAGCCTGCCGGGTAG
- the cobM gene encoding precorrin-4 C(11)-methyltransferase, with translation MTVYFIGAGPGAADLITVRGQRILAAGGVCLYAGSLVPRELLAECPPGTRLVDTANLNLDQIIAEIVRAHEDGQDVARLHSGDPSVFSAVAEQMRRLDAVGIPYEIVPGVPAFAAAAAALKRELTVPTVGQTVILTRVARQATPMPEGEDLATLGRSGALLVLHLAARYVDSVVDELLPHYGVDCPAAVVAMASRPDELVLRGTLGDIAGQVKEAGVLRTAVILVGRTLGAEQFRDSHLYSAERERPHEPCG, from the coding sequence ATGACCGTCTACTTCATCGGGGCGGGCCCCGGCGCCGCCGACCTGATCACCGTGCGCGGGCAGCGCATCCTGGCGGCCGGCGGGGTCTGCCTGTACGCGGGCAGCCTGGTGCCGCGTGAGCTGCTGGCCGAGTGCCCGCCGGGCACCCGGCTGGTGGACACCGCCAACCTGAACCTCGATCAGATCATCGCGGAGATCGTCCGGGCCCACGAGGACGGGCAGGACGTCGCCCGGCTGCACTCCGGCGACCCGTCGGTGTTCAGCGCGGTCGCCGAGCAGATGCGGCGGCTCGACGCCGTGGGCATCCCGTACGAGATCGTGCCCGGCGTGCCCGCCTTCGCCGCGGCCGCCGCCGCGCTGAAGCGCGAGCTGACGGTGCCGACGGTGGGTCAGACCGTCATCCTCACCCGGGTGGCCCGGCAGGCGACGCCGATGCCGGAGGGCGAGGACCTGGCGACGCTGGGGCGCAGCGGCGCGCTGCTGGTGCTGCACCTGGCGGCCCGCTACGTGGACAGCGTGGTCGACGAGCTGCTGCCGCACTACGGCGTGGACTGCCCGGCGGCGGTGGTCGCGATGGCCAGCCGCCCGGACGAGCTGGTGCTGCGGGGGACGCTCGGTGACATCGCCGGCCAGGTGAAGGAGGCGGGGGTGCTGCGGACCGCCGTGATCCTGGTCGGCCGCACCCTCGGCGCGGAGCAGTTCCGGGACAGCCACCTGTACTCCGCCGAGCGCGAGCGCCCGCACGAGCCGTGCGGCTAG
- the cbiE gene encoding precorrin-6y C5,15-methyltransferase (decarboxylating) subunit CbiE yields MAAAPRSAPITVVGIGADGWTGLADSSRAALREADTVIGGPRQLDLLPPEVTASRVPWPSPLRPAVPWLLAAHADRRLCVLASGDPMFFGIGRALAETVGPERLRVLPHPSSVSYACARLGWPVEDTEVVSLVGRPLDSLTLSLHPGRRLLVLSTDARTPAAVAALLTERGYGPSRLQVLEQLGGPDENRYEGPADGWPHPPGDPLNLIAVECAASPSAPRRSLVPGLPDDAYESDGQLTKRHIRAATLATLAPEPGELLWDVGGGSGSIAIEWLRAHRDCRAVSVERDPVRAERIARNAAALGVPRLQVVTGPAPAALSGLPTPDAVFVGGGLTAPGLLQACWDALPAGGRLVANTVTLESEALLTEWYRRHGGELLRLAVAHAVPVGGFTGWRQAMPVTQWSVVKHVVEQEEQEAE; encoded by the coding sequence TTGGCCGCCGCACCGCGCTCCGCACCGATCACCGTTGTCGGGATCGGCGCCGACGGCTGGACCGGCCTGGCCGACAGCTCGCGCGCGGCCTTGCGCGAAGCGGACACCGTGATCGGCGGGCCACGCCAGCTCGACCTCCTGCCGCCCGAGGTCACGGCGAGCCGGGTGCCCTGGCCCTCCCCCCTCCGCCCGGCCGTGCCCTGGCTGCTCGCCGCCCACGCCGACCGGCGCCTCTGCGTCCTGGCCAGCGGCGACCCGATGTTCTTCGGCATCGGCCGTGCCCTCGCCGAGACCGTCGGCCCCGAGCGGCTGCGCGTGCTGCCGCATCCCTCCTCCGTGTCGTACGCCTGTGCCCGGCTCGGCTGGCCGGTGGAGGACACCGAGGTGGTGAGCCTGGTCGGCCGGCCGCTGGACTCCCTCACGCTCTCGCTCCACCCCGGCCGCCGGCTCCTGGTGCTCAGCACGGACGCCCGGACGCCCGCCGCCGTGGCGGCGCTGCTCACCGAGCGCGGCTACGGCCCGAGCCGGCTGCAGGTGCTGGAGCAGCTCGGCGGCCCGGACGAGAACCGGTACGAGGGCCCGGCCGACGGCTGGCCGCACCCGCCCGGCGACCCGCTGAACCTCATCGCCGTCGAGTGCGCGGCCTCCCCGTCGGCGCCGCGCCGTTCACTGGTCCCGGGTCTGCCCGATGACGCGTACGAGTCCGACGGACAGTTGACGAAGCGTCACATCCGGGCCGCGACCCTCGCCACGCTCGCACCGGAGCCCGGCGAGCTGCTCTGGGACGTCGGCGGCGGCTCGGGCAGCATCGCGATCGAGTGGCTGCGGGCCCACCGCGACTGCCGGGCCGTCAGCGTGGAGCGCGATCCGGTCCGGGCCGAGCGGATCGCCCGCAACGCGGCCGCGCTCGGCGTGCCCCGGCTTCAGGTGGTGACCGGCCCGGCACCCGCCGCACTCTCCGGTCTGCCGACGCCCGACGCGGTGTTCGTCGGCGGCGGGCTGACCGCACCCGGCCTGCTGCAGGCCTGCTGGGACGCGCTGCCGGCGGGCGGCAGGCTGGTGGCCAACACGGTGACGCTGGAGTCCGAGGCGCTGCTCACCGAGTGGTACCGCCGCCACGGCGGCGAGCTGCTGCGTCTTGCGGTCGCGCACGCCGTCCCCGTCGGGGGATTCACGGGCTGGCGGCAGGCGATGCCCGTCACGCAATGGTCGGTAGTCAAACACGTGGTCGAGCAGGAAGAACAGGAAGCGGAATGA
- a CDS encoding zinc-dependent alcohol dehydrogenase family protein, giving the protein MSTGSRDVATTRAWVVARAAPAAEHPLRLVERPLPGTGPNGMLVEVTACGVCRTDLHVAEGDLPTHLPACTPGHEIVGTVLRTGSAVAGFRPGDRVGAAWLARTCGACRYCRAGRENLCPHSRYTGWDIHGGYARQTVVDSRFAYRLPSGSSDAQLAPLLCAGIIGYRALERAELPPGGRLGIYGFGASAHLTAQLALARGATVHAFTRAEEARRLALELGAASAGGAYDSPPEPLDSAILFAPVGDLVPVALAALDRGGTLAIAGIHLTDVPGLDYQRHLFRERTLRSVTANTRADGRAFLAEVGAHPPAVHVQPYAMSRADEALADLAADRVTGAAVLLAD; this is encoded by the coding sequence ATGAGCACCGGATCGAGGGACGTGGCCACCACGCGCGCCTGGGTGGTGGCCCGCGCCGCACCGGCGGCCGAGCACCCCCTGCGGCTGGTCGAACGGCCGCTGCCCGGAACCGGGCCGAACGGCATGCTCGTGGAGGTCACGGCCTGCGGGGTGTGCCGCACCGACCTGCACGTGGCCGAGGGAGACCTGCCGACGCACCTGCCCGCGTGCACGCCCGGCCACGAGATCGTCGGCACGGTGCTCCGGACGGGCTCCGCGGTGGCGGGCTTCCGGCCGGGCGACCGGGTCGGCGCCGCCTGGCTGGCCCGCACCTGCGGCGCCTGCCGGTACTGCCGGGCGGGCCGGGAGAACCTCTGTCCGCACTCCCGGTACACCGGCTGGGACATCCACGGCGGGTACGCCCGGCAGACCGTCGTGGACAGCCGCTTCGCCTATCGGCTGCCCTCCGGCTCGTCCGACGCGCAGCTCGCACCGCTGCTCTGCGCGGGCATCATCGGCTACCGGGCGCTGGAACGAGCCGAGCTGCCGCCGGGCGGGCGGCTGGGCATCTACGGCTTCGGCGCCTCCGCCCACCTGACGGCCCAGCTGGCGCTGGCCCGGGGAGCCACCGTGCACGCCTTCACCCGGGCCGAGGAGGCGCGCCGACTGGCACTGGAGCTGGGCGCGGCGTCGGCCGGCGGTGCCTACGACAGCCCGCCCGAGCCACTGGACTCCGCCATCCTGTTCGCACCGGTCGGGGACCTGGTCCCGGTGGCGCTCGCCGCCCTGGACCGGGGCGGCACCCTCGCCATCGCCGGGATCCATCTCACCGACGTCCCGGGCCTCGACTACCAGCGGCACCTCTTCCGGGAGCGCACGCTGCGCAGCGTCACCGCCAACACGCGCGCCGACGGCCGTGCCTTCCTGGCCGAGGTGGGCGCGCACCCGCCGGCCGTCCACGTGCAGCCGTACGCCATGAGCCGGGCCGACGAGGCGCTGGCGGACCTCGCCGCCGACCGGGTGACCGGTGCGGCGGTGCTGCTCGCCGACTGA